The Plutella xylostella chromosome Z, ilPluXylo3.1, whole genome shotgun sequence region cgcggcgtaggCGCTTTTCAGCATGCTACGCCCGGCGTAGCGACGCTACGAATGCTACGGACGGCGTAGCAAAAATTTGTTGGGTGTCTTTAATTTTCGTACTCTACTACTCGTTGATATTTGGGCGAGTATGTTATACACTGAAAAGTGTTTTCATTACAAGACATCTGTTTCTTTTGGATTACTGTATTAAACAATATCCTTCTTAAGTTTGAGTAaattctgtcagatgtctcgCCTCGCCGCTGGAAAACCACCTTTGGCTCTGTTAAATGCTTAGTATTAGTTTCTTCGCACATGGAAATCGAAGCTTaggaaaaactaagtttagcAACTAACGTGTCCCTCGTTTTTTAGATTTCTATAGTGATCCTCCTGGTCAATTCCGTGACTGACTCGGGTGACTACGATATCAAGCATGAACTGTAAGGGCCGGGACACATAAATACAATGCGACGTcgctaagtattttttcattttttcaatttcattGATTCATATACGAATTAAAACCTAAAACTAATACACAAACATGCAATTATTACCATAACAATCTAcatcgaaaaaatatataaaatgaatgacAAATACGAGCAAGTTACAAAGAGGGTAGAGTTTACATAGTTTACCAATGATCCCACACTAGGCGAACCTGTGTCGTGGCGATCGAATATAATTTCTAATTGATTGCTATGAACGACAATGTTGGTCACAAGCGGAAGGATTTCGCATTATTTCATGTGATGTGATAAAAATGTAGtgtgtaaaaaagtaaaaacgtCTCCTTTCTTTTCGCAGGTCTTCAATGCGAGACTGGTGACGCGACGTCGGCGTCGTATCGTGTTTGTGTGTGAGCCCTTGGGGACGTGCATTTTCCATTGATGCCTCAGGGGACTAAACCTAGGCCAATTTTTGCTCTTGAGCTTATGAAGGATGGTCGGTGGATAGCCAGTCTACCATGGAAGACACTGAAAGTTTTTAAAACTGATCACACGGATGGACAATTGGACATAgggcttgtacacaaaactgcgttgCGACGTCACATCGCAAATATCTGCGAttgttttgacagtttttcagGGCAAATGCTTGATTACTGTCGCAGgtttttgcgatgcgacgCAGTTTTTTTTGCCCCTATGTCCATCCGTAGGTATGTCATCAGTCATCGATTTTGCGATGCGATTTTTGCGTACGCCCATAGGTATTCGTTTCTTGAATTTTGGTAACGAAATACTAAAAACTCATAAAATTCGAATTAGCTAACGAACTTCGCAAACGGGGGCTACAAAATGAGTAAAGTTATGGCTCTTGTTTCAGTTATTCAGTGTTAGctttcttttgtatttttaattaggtaagtatggacagaaaaacattatttaataccaagttttattaataagtaaaaataaaatggaatgacgataaaataaaagcatATCACATCGAAGATTTGTGAAAACAGTTACTTaagcttaataaataacaaccACTTaagtgaataataatttgtaacaAAACTTTGATCATTcttcttaaattaaattcattgtGATAACTGATGAATCgagcaataattaaaaaacttcataaatttaaaaaataataagtacattaCATGTAggtttaaagttttaatataaaatactgatatgtttaattacttacaaaaaatataaattctaGAATCTAAAAATTTTACACATTGTTAACTGAACAATAGGTAGTTTATGACTTCATATAGTCTTGTCTACTTAAAATAACATGAAAGTTTACGTAAGAAAATGCTTTCTAAGAAATATTTTCGAATATAGGATAGGTCTTGAATTATGATTAGTTCTTACACCAATAGCAGTTCCACTTCCAATGTAACATCGCCACACTAATCTGTTTCTGGCCTATTtaatgcataatattataaatttaataaaaataaagttataatttatgtatattgaaacataaatcatacataatatacaaatactgttgtatgaaaaataaatgagagtatttttcatacatcccttaaattttaatatcgaAAAAGTTATGACATTTATGGAATGGTATTTAGGTTTGGTTTGATATTATTagaatatgtatacctacatagtcaattaattgttcatttatttaaggCACCGATCACATTACTTTATACACCCTACAGTTACAGTGTAAGTGATTTTGtcagtatttttatgaatagtTGTTTTATAGCGGAATTTTAGTGGCTTGTAGCAAtgtcttataattttttttacgaaataaatgatgtttAAGATCTCTGTCAATGAagttaatacctagaaataaAAATCACAAGGACCCTATTATAAAGAAGCTGTAGGTGCCTATATTCTGTAGGGCTACAAAAATGGCAGTCACCGAGCTTCTTTAAGTGATActtcagtaggtatattttattcaaatacactcacgggcaatgaaaaagttccactcgaaaaatgccgacaccaaacaatcccaatttttttcaaacacttaattttaaatttgaacaaaatattacctattttagttggtaatatcttgatgctctgttaaatttattttaatgttacgAAAACGACATTAAACTAGCGTTTAtcatttaggagtaatttggtgcttttctcagtggaaacttttcatttcccgtgagtgtactaaatataattataacatgtTATGGCTATAAGGCATTTGGTATCAAAtgcaatataatatttaattatttaagtaaattcaAAATCCTTTTGTGGCTTGAAagatgtttaaatatttaatctaaaattagtataaaaggaaatatttttaggCATTTAGGATTTCTAGCCCTTATGActcacataaaataatatttgaagtAATGATCCTACCTTCACTGGTCTGATGGGTATTTTGGAGTATATAGTATTATGTTAGAATGTTAGTACATTCTACATATAGACAGTCAGTCCCAACTACCGtcctaataatattttatgaacagaaataaaacatgtgatttaaatttttccCCACAGCCCaatcttttttaaatttcgatCTAATTTGTTTTATCGTAGAGGAATTTGAATTGGCAATGTAAATTTTCATTCTTGTAGTATCATTTTTCCtaaaaaattaaagtaaacCTTTTCCATATGCTGCAGtcatataaatacctacttgcaAAGTACGTAGCAATATTGAGTTTGTCACTAACGGTTATATAAATACATCAGATTCACCGTACCCTCGTATTCATAAAACTTACATAAATGGTCTGCTGGAAATTTTTAGCCATGGCGCAATTACGGTATTTTAAATCGTTATGTCtttaaaaattttaaatttgtggGTTTCGCGCTGACTTACTAACCACTTGCATAGTGAAATTCAATGATATTTGGATAATACCTTTTGGAATGTATCTAGGACCTACATTATAAGATCTCCCTTgtcatgtaaacaaaaatcGTGTTCTTTTCATGCtcttataagtaagtatctgTCAAAAACGTACCAGTAAAACAAATCCCCATGTGCGAACGGGCCGTAAGTTAAACACACGTCAGCGTCCGTTTTTCATCTCAAAATCCTCTTCTCAATTCTAAAAATTATTATCCTAGTACATAGCATTAGAATCGGATAAGTACATGTATGAATAAGGGGTAGAATCATTAATTTGTCTACAGGCAGTCAGAGGCCCGTTGCTGGCGCCAGGCAGAATGGAAGCCGGCGGCCGAGTCGGAGTCAGAGTCCCCGGTCTCGCCAGCACCCATTTGAGCACGGGGctgtaacaaaaatatagtCTGGTTAACGaatttcattaattttcaAGTTATTTGGTACCTATGCCGGAAGCTTAAATGCAGGATTAAGGCGGACCCTAGACCTACATGGCGTTTTGAATCCAAATGACGATTGCCcaatcttcaatattaaccctagacgctcaattttcaatattgcgcaatatcgTAATTGATCGTCTAGGCTCCGTAAAAatagtaaacaaaataaactgaTATAACCAGTAGGATTAGTATGAGTCGTGATGGTTTGCATGAATGTTTCTCGCATAGATAGTAGCGCCTTTAGCGGAAACtgtcataataaattatcaattttttttagaataaaaagaatattttttatgtaaaacaaaaaaccaTAATAAGGTGGCACTAAGACTAAGTACCGACTTATAACTGGAGACTTTATTAATTAAGCATTCAACGCCATCTATGGTTTCAAATTAGTACTGTCAGCTATGCAACACGGTAGAGAGTCACAGTGTAACTGGAGCAGTACTCACTTGATCGGGAGTGGAGGGCGTGCTTCGGCTATGCGCCGCGGCCAGGCCCTTGCGCCCACTAGCGCCGCGACGCCGCACTTTGGTACTAAGCGGCGGCAACATCAGCTTGTCATCCTTCTGTTGAAACAAGAACATAGTAGGTACATGAAATGACAAATAGAGGGCAGTGGCAGGTGTTATGAACATTGGGCTTTTTCTCTTTACCATGTCagaaagtatatttatttaccacatttaattatatttttaaaacttagaAATGTGTAAATTGTTACTCATATGTTATGCAGACTGGATAAGATACAGTAGGTACTATCTTAGTTTCGAGTTCGCTTCGATTCACTGTACAAAACTCGACTGGTATTTGTCAAGGATAACTGTTAATAATTgtaagttgaaaagatgctcaaGGAGTTTCTTTAtccatttctttcctccttaatgacggggcctttgtgaaatggtggtagattatgacttttgacaagtaattctaatattctacgttgaaaaaataaacgatttcatttcatttcatttcataagtGAATTTGGAATCAACAACTCACAGCTATACTATCAGCAGACCCCCAACTCTTGTGCAAGTGGTCGAGGTCTTCAGACACGCGGCGGTCGTCGGCGCGGCCTTTTGGCACGTAGGCCGAGGCCCTGGTGGCCCCCACGCCCAGGAAGTTGCTGAACGCTTCTGTGGTCTTCTTCACTCGGACGTTGAGCGAGCCTATGCGGAGGAAGCCTTCCTTTTCTGGAAATTGGGAAAGggttgtgaaatggtggtgcTTAAGTGGGGGGTGGAGAAGGGTTGGATAGGAGTTTTTAGATGGTTATGTGAAGGCTATTCTTTTAtatcagatactaaattgacaagTGCAAACAACTTCACTTGTTTTTTGAAATtctcaatttagtatctgaaaTTAAAGAAGAGACTTTAGGTACcaccgcgttgttctatgccccccccccgcgcgccgTCAAGCGGTAAAGACGTGTTTACTTGTGCTCCGTTGATAAAAATTTTTAAAGTTATCTAAAACCCAATACTCTGCTTATTATAACTACCACTAGCGGTGCATTAAAGGAACATTATCGTTGTGTATTACTTGTGACTACTACAGTGCGGGATTCGTGAGTCTTTATCCAATTTTAATGATCTATAATTGTTGACTGTGATAAATAACCAACATTATCACACCTACCCCACGCACCACCTACTGCCCAGCGCCTGATAAACTGAAATCGCACTATTGCGGAAATTCTACACTTCGCATTGAACTTGTACAGGCGCAATTAAACATGTCCACCCAAAATGTAACTCAAAGAACACCGCCCAACAACCTTCTTCGAGCTAATAACGCTCCAATTAACGAATCACGTAGTCTCGAGGATATTCGTAACACGAAAGGTATGGAAACCACAACGGGATTATCACCCGAaacccaaaaaaaactttctcaAAGAGTAAAGAGACGCCGTGAAGTTGACAGTGACGCCATATATGACGAACTGGCTGGCTTCAAGAGCGACATTAAAGACATGATCAAAGAGTTAATTTCTGCCCAAAACACCAGGATGGACAACCTGGAACAACACATGATGGAACTGAAAAAACAATTCTCTACAATCAAAGACACCAATAAGGACATTGAAAATGCAATGAACTCAATGTCTACCCAACTAACTTCTCTCGAAACCCAGATTTCAGGACTTGAGTCCCAGCGCAAAGAAATTAATACCCATGTCTACATGATTGAAGAGAAGATTGAAAACCTGGacagaaatattataaaaacgtcAATCGAATTACGAAACGTTCCCAAGCGCCCACaggaaacaaaagaaaatttgTTCTGCCTCGTAAAAACACTGTCCCAAAGCATAAATGTAACTCTCCAGCCACACGACATCCGAGACGTGTCACGTCAACCATCAAAAAGAGAAAGCCCAGTTTCTGCTCTAGTAGTAGAGTTCTCCAACACGTTAATCAAAAGCCGGATTCTAAATGGAATAAAAGAGTTCAACAAAGCAAATAACAAGGATAAGATGAATTCCTCACACCTGGGACTAGACTCGCCGAAAATACCAATTTACGCCACCGAACTGCTGACAAATACCTCAAAGAGACTGTACTTTCTCGCCCGAACGCTCGCTAAATCTGAAAACTATGCATTCTGCTGGATCTCCAATGGACGAGTCCTCCTACGTAGACATAAAGATGGTCCACATATTGTTGTTAAAGACGAACATCACCTCCAACAGTTGTCTTCAAAAACCCctggaaaataatttatacaatcttgattattctgttCTTTTTACCTTAGTTATTATAAGGCATgtactttataatttaataataaggtCACACTACTACACAAATCTCACACACCACTCAAACTCATACCTTagtaaatgtttaataaagcATAGTCACTTGCTGGATTGCCCTCTATACACCCCATTAGCAAcgaaatgtacctacttgctACTTTAtcatacttatacatatacctaccaaaTTATACCATGTACGCATATACTTAtttcttttacttttttttttttctaaaatataatgGAGCACAAccttagtaaaataattaccgAAATTGACAACTTCGCGGTATCTAAACCGTTTAAATGCAGTCCGGAGGACTGtaaaacatatcttagtaataataaacatgTTAACGTAATTACACAAAACATTCGTAGTATTTCATGCAATATTGATGGTTTTGCCATATTTTTAAACAGCCTAAAAGTCAACATAGATGTTATCGTGCTGACAGAATGCTGGCTAAATTGCCCATCTAATCAAATAATACCAAATATTGAGGGTTACAACCAGATAGcaacaaacaataataataacaaaaatgaAGGGATCGTCGTGTACATAAAGGATGACCTAATTTCAACAAGCTATGAACCCATCTTTTCAAATGGTAATTGCCTCATTACAATACTCAATAATGAAACTGCTATCCTGTCTATTTATCGGTCACCTtcctataaaaaaacagatatATTCATTGAATCCCTAAATAACACCCTACAAAACcttagtatgtataaaaacattgttttaattggagatataaatattaacataGAACAAACTTCAGCCGATACAAATGCTCAATCTTATCTGGATCTTCTAGCATATCATGGATTACTACCAGCTCACACATTT contains the following coding sequences:
- the LOC105397214 gene encoding E3 ubiquitin-protein ligase mind-bomb-like isoform X3 produces the protein MLKLQGYTAMHWACKRGHEDLVKLLAGAVRNIVNARSNGGYTPLHLAMQYRHENIYKLLVDVYDADPNMLDWSGKKAKQYLKPMDTSLSPGSYRKKEGFLRIGSLNVRVKKTTEAFSNFLGVGATRASAYVPKGRADDRRVSEDLDHLHKSWGSADSIAKDDKLMLPPLSTKVRRRGASGRKGLAAAHSRSTPSTPDQPRAQMGAGETGDSDSDSAAGFHSAWRQQRASDCL
- the LOC105397214 gene encoding uncharacterized protein LOC105397214 isoform X2, giving the protein MHWACKRGHEDLVKLLAGAVRNIVNARSNGGYTPLHLAMQYRHENIYKLLVDVYDADPNMLDWSGKKAKQYLKPMDTSLSPGSYRKHDAYNLRKTYTSPPTIRVSASSHSMSSLSKKEGFLRIGSLNVRVKKTTEAFSNFLGVGATRASAYVPKGRADDRRVSEDLDHLHKSWGSADSIAKDDKLMLPPLSTKVRRRGASGRKGLAAAHSRSTPSTPDQPRAQMGAGETGDSDSDSAAGFHSAWRQQRASDCL
- the LOC105397214 gene encoding ankyrin-2-like isoform X1 is translated as MLKLQGYTAMHWACKRGHEDLVKLLAGAVRNIVNARSNGGYTPLHLAMQYRHENIYKLLVDVYDADPNMLDWSGKKAKQYLKPMDTSLSPGSYRKHDAYNLRKTYTSPPTIRVSASSHSMSSLSKKEGFLRIGSLNVRVKKTTEAFSNFLGVGATRASAYVPKGRADDRRVSEDLDHLHKSWGSADSIAKDDKLMLPPLSTKVRRRGASGRKGLAAAHSRSTPSTPDQPRAQMGAGETGDSDSDSAAGFHSAWRQQRASDCL
- the LOC119693798 gene encoding uncharacterized protein LOC119693798, which codes for MSTQNVTQRTPPNNLLRANNAPINESRSLEDIRNTKGMETTTGLSPETQKKLSQRVKRRREVDSDAIYDELAGFKSDIKDMIKELISAQNTRMDNLEQHMMELKKQFSTIKDTNKDIHVYMIEEKIENLDRNIIKTSIELRNVPKRPQETKENLFCLVKTLSQSINVTLQPHDIRDVSRQPSKRESPVSALVVEFSNTLIKSRILNGIKEFNKANNKDKMNSSHLGLDSPKIPIYATELLTNTSKRLYFLARTLAKSENYAFCWISNGRVLLRRHKDGPHIVVKDEHHLQQLSSKTPGK